One part of the Solanum dulcamara chromosome 8, daSolDulc1.2, whole genome shotgun sequence genome encodes these proteins:
- the LOC129899539 gene encoding uncharacterized protein LOC129899539, with protein sequence MAMTTTTAIASPSRRLLIDSRHSTASTIPKNVAIYPATAVTNQGLLKHCIFSQGCLRSLVKPVSAASSGLEADLADDERVKNAKIVVESEEAEKIQVRVDVNEEETKIVFEKVLTNLAKSAQPIPGFRREKGGKTSKVPREFLPQILGEDLVTSSVIREIINSTLADYVKKENLAVKDNKISIRQTEDELMSSFAPGTEFGFNAILELEKAKTEATT encoded by the coding sequence ATGGCAATGACGACGACCACTGCAATAGCTTCGCCGTCCCGCCGCCTGCTTATCGACTCTCGACATAGTACCGCTAGCACTATCCCCAAAAATGTGGCAATTTACCCAGCAACAGCAGTTACAAATCAGGGGTTATTGAAGCACTGTATATTCTCGCAAGGATGCCTGAGATCTCTGGTGAAACCAGTATCGGCTGCTAGTTCAGGGCTAGAGGCAGATTTGGCTGATGATGAACGCGTTAAAAATGCAAAGATAGTTGTTGAATCCGAAGAAGCTGAGAAGATACAAGTCAGAGTAGATGTGAATGaggaagaaacaaaaatagTTTTCGAAAAAGTTTTGACAAATTTAGCAAAATCAGCGCAACCTATTCCAGGCTTCCGCAGGGAAAAAGGAGGGAAAACATCTAAGGTTCCTAGGGAGTTTCTACCGCAGATACTTGGTGAAGATCTAGTTACCAGTTCCGTAATACGAGAAATTATTAACTCAACTCTTGCTGATTATGTGAAGAAGGAGAATTTGGCTGTGAAGGATAACAAGATTAGCATCAGACAAACTGAGGATGAACTCATGTCATCATTTGCTCCGGGAACTGAATTCGGATTCAATGCCATCTTAGAGCTTGAAAAAGCAAAAACTGAAGCCACCACATAA
- the LOC129901013 gene encoding uncharacterized protein LOC129901013, giving the protein MAMTMTTAMASPSRRLLIDSRYSAVSTISKNVAIYPATAVTNQGLLKQCVFSQGCVRSLVKPVLAATSGLEADLADDESLIRVKNAKIAVESEDAEKIQVRVDVSEEDTKIVFEKVLTNLAKSAPPVPGFRREKGGKTSKVPRDFLLQILGEDRVTNFVIREIVTSTLADYVKKENLAVKDNKISTTQTADQLRSSFAPGTEFGFNATLELEKSKTEATT; this is encoded by the coding sequence ATGGCAATGACGATGACCACTGCAATGGCATCGCCATCTCGCCGGCTTCTTATCGACTCTCGATATAGTGCCGTTAGCACTATCTCCAAGAATGTAGCAATTTACCCAGCAACAGCAGTTACAAATCAGGGGTTATTGAAGCAGTGTGTATTCTCGCAAGGATGCGTAAGATCTCTGGTGAAACCAGTATTGGCTGCTACTTCAGGGCTAGAGGCAGATTTGGCTGATGATGAATCTTTGATACGCGTTAAAAATGCAAAGATAGCTGTTGAATCCGAAGACGCTGAGAAGATACAAGTCAGAGTAGATGTGAGCGAGGAGGATACGAAAATAGTTTTCGAAAAAGTTTTGACAAATTTAGCAAAATCAGCGCCACCTGTTCCAGGCTTCCGCAGGGAAAAAGGAGGAAAAACATCTAAGGTTCCTAGGGACTTTCTCCTGCAGATACTTGGTGAAGATCGAGTTACCAATTTCGTAATACGAGAAATTGTTACCTCAACTCTTGCTGATTATGTGAAGAAGGAGAATTTGGCAGTGAAGGATAACAAGATAAGCACCACACAAACTGCGGATCAACTCAGGTCATCGTTTGCTCCAGGAACTGAATTTGGATTCAATGCCACCTTAGAGcttgaaaaatcaaaaactGAAGCCACCACTTAA